Proteins from a single region of Pyrus communis chromosome 6, drPyrComm1.1, whole genome shotgun sequence:
- the LOC137738113 gene encoding phytosulfokine receptor 1-like: MGAQDFWVVIVLAFCFQAQILGSQNLTCDPNDMKALEDFMSNLTTVIEGWGNSFSSDCCKWEGITCNSSSFRVVKLELPSKRLAGNLSASLGTLDQLRTLNLSQNYLKGSLPIALFRLRNLELLDLSFNGFSEPIHFSIDLPSIQFLDISHNLLNGSLPGSMCDSNSTQLRVLNVAANYFSGNLPPGFGNCTSLEDLDLSTNYLTGTGDGIFKGLLRLRKLTQLSIQDNKFARALSEEFGNLINLVRLDISSNEFSGNIPDVFYSLEKLHYFLAHSNRFDGQIPPSLSSSSTISLLNLRNNSLQSTVDLNCSAMTSLTSLDLGSNRFDGPIPSHLPSCQRLNNINLARNNFRGQVPESFKNFHSVSYLSLSNTSISNISSAFRILQQCQNLTTLVLTLNFRGEEFPADPTLHFEKLKVLIIANCRLTGVIPEWLSTSSRLQLLDISWNQLQGTIPVWFGNFSSIFYLDMSNNSLTGEIPRSLTGLPSLISGRISLEEPSPDFPLVMKRNASARGLQYNQVWSFPPTLELSNNNLSGPVWPEFGKLKLLHVLDLKFNSLVGSIPSSLSGMSNLETLDLSHNKLSGTIPPLLINLNFLSKFSVADNQLYGVIPAGGQFLTFSSSSFEGNSLSGYDASPCPAGLDAPLGTWFGKSSKDYTGVIGGVGVGFVFGIACFIGIDRYVWTF, translated from the coding sequence ATGGGTGCTCAGGATTTCTGGGTGGTGATTGTTCTTGCCTTTTGCTTCCAAGCTCAAATCTTGGGCTCTCAAAACTTGACATGCGATCCCAATGATATGAAAGCATTGGAGGATTTCATGTCAAATTTAACAACTGTGATCGAGGGGTGGGGAAACAGTTTCTCATCTGATTGCTGTAAATGGGAAGGCATCACTtgcaactcttcatcctttCGAGTGGttaagttggagcttccaaGTAAAAGACTAGCAGGCAATCTCTCTGCATCTTTAGGCACTTTGGACCAGCTTAGAACCCTCAATCTCTCTCAGAATTACCTCAAAGGCTCCCTTCCAATTGCACTCTTCCGTTTGCGAAATTTAGAGCTCTTAGACTTGAGCTTTAATGGCTTTTCCGAACCCATTCATTTCAGCATTGATTTACCTTCAATCCAGTTCCTTGACATTTCTCATAACCTTTTGAATGGTTCCCTTCCTGGCAGCATGTGTGACAGCAATTCTACTCAACTTCGGGTACTCAACGTGGCCGCTAACTACTTCTCTGGCAATCTTCCGCCAGGTTTTGGCAATTGTACTTCCTTGGAGGACCTTGACCTGAGCACGAATTATCTTACAGGCACAGGTGATGGTATATTCAAAGGCTTATTGCGGCTGCGAAAGCTAACCCAATTGAGCATTCAAGACAACAAGTTTGCCAGGGCACTTAGCGAAGAATTCGGTAACCTCATTAACCTTGTTCGTTTGGATATCTCAAGTAATGAGTTTTCAGGAAATATCCCAGATGTTTTCTACAGCCTTGAgaaattacattattttttaGCTCATTCGAATAGGTTTGATGGTCAGATACCCCCTTCCTTGTCGAGTTCCTCGACCATCTCTTTGCTTAATTTGAGAAACAATTCATTGCAAAGCACAGTTGATCTTAATTGTTCAGCAATGACTAGTTTGACCTCTCTTGATCTCGGTTCCAATCGATTTGATGGGCCTATTCCCTCCCATCTTCCTTCTTGTCAACGTTTGAATAACATAAATCTTGCCCGGAACAACTTTCGTGGCCAAGTACCAGAAAGCTTCAAGAACTTCCATAGCGTCTCTTACCTCTCACTTTCGAATACCAGCATTTCTAACATATCTTCCGCCTTTAGAATTCTACAGCAGTGCCAGAACCTAACTACTCTGGTTCTAACTTTGAACTTCCGCGGTGAAGAATTTCCTGCTGATCCGACCCTTCATTTTGAAAAGTTGAAGGTTCTTATTATTGCAAACTGTAGGCTCACAGGTGTAATACCTGAGTGGTTGAGTACTAGCAGCAGATTGCAGTTGTTGGATATATCGTGGAACCAATTGCAAGGAACAATTCCAGTCTGGTTTGGCAATTTTAGCAGTATTTTCTACTTGGACATGTCAAATAATTCGCTTACGGGTGAAATCCCTAGAAGCTTAACTGGACTACCGAGCCTCATTAGTGGGAGGATCTCCCTTGAGGAACCTTCCCCTGATTTCCCTTTGGTCATGAAGAGGAATGCAAGTGCCCGAGGATTGCAATACAATCAAGTGTGGAGCTTTCCACCGACGCTGGAACTAAGTAACAATAATCTTAGCGGACCAGTCTGGCCAGAGTTTGGGAAACTGAAATTGCTTCATGTTTTGGATCTCAAGTTCAACAGTCTAGTAGGATCGATTCCGAGTAGTTTATCTGGCATGTCCAACTTAGAGACTCTGGATTTGTCTCATAACAAGCTTTCGGGGACAATCCCGCCTTTGCTGATCAATCTCAACTTCTTGTCCAAGTTTAGTGTTGCAGACAATCAGTTATACGGGGTGATCCCTGCAGGAGGTCAGTTTTTGACCTTCTCAAGTTCAAGCTTTGAAGGGAACAGTCTTTCCGGATACGATGCTTCCCCTTGTCCAGCAGGACTGGATGCTCCTCTGGGAACATGGTTCGGGAAATCGAGCAAGGATTATACAGGAGTTATTGGCGGAGTCGGTGTTGGATTTGTATTTGGAATTGCATGTTTCATTGGAATAGATAGGTACGTCTGGACTTTTTAA
- the LOC137737744 gene encoding uncharacterized protein, whose product MDFSTNGIGNNVVEVRVCKPAGKLNGMPANGVFPESPRKPEKLINRSNSVSNGIPKQKDHEEEEGDGFSEIEIPNANGNGDLEERDDDVSPTSITEKSDEFQTVSPQKSEHVQLAVEMPATAAEGIFRPHAHLPKPEAPPGIYSSPPDSPNDDPSNNQKFGVDVPAIGKLIRERSSNFSAAFVRRLSSLKDQRPNSNGEEDLKSKDVTEFNLSGLKVTVKLKSESDDYQQPQGQEALKGRISFFSRSNCRDCTAVRRFLREKGLKFVEINIDVYPNRQKELVERTGSSSVPQIFFNEKLFGGLVALNSLRNSGGFDQRLEEMLSSKCPDEAPAPPVYGFDDLDEEECTDQMIGIVRVLRLKLPIQDRLMKMKIVKNCFAGSEMVEVIIQHLDCGRRKAVEIGRQLARKHFVHHVFGENDFEDGNHFYRFLEHEPFIPKCFNFRGSINDCEPKPAAKVGQRLTKIMSAILESYASDDRRHLDYIGISNSEEFRRYINLVQELHRVNLFELSKDERLAFFLNLYNAMVIHAVIKIGRPQGVIERRSFFSDFQYLVGGHPYSLSAIENGILRNNRRPPYSLVKAFGAGDKRTELACARVNPLIHFGLCNGTRSSPTVRFFSPQGVEAELRFAAREFFKSGGMEVNLEKRTVSLTQIIKWFNGDFGQEKEILKWILNYLDATRAGLLTHLLGDGGHISIVYQNYDWSMNS is encoded by the exons ATGGATTTTTCCACCAATGGAATCGGGAACAATGTCGTTGAGGTCAGAGTTTGTAAACCCGCCGGAAAGTTAAACGGCATGCCGGCCAATGGGGTTTTCCCGGAAAGTCCCAGAAAGCCCGAGAAATTAATAAATCGTTCAAATTCTGTCTCCAACGGTATACCGAAGCAAAAAGATCACGAGGAGGAAGAGGGAGATGGCTTTTCGGAAATTGAGATTCCAAATGCAAATGGAAATGGTGACCTGGAAGAACGGGACGACGACGTTTCGCCCACCTCGATAACAGAAAAGTCGGACGAGTTTCAAACGGTTTCTCCACAAAAATCCGAGCACGTGCAATTAGCCGTTGAGATGCCCGCTACAGCAGCGGAAGGGATCTTCCGTCCTCACGCGCACCTCCCGAAGCCGGAGGCGCCGCCCGGGATTTACTCGTCGCCTCCGGATTCTCCAAACGACGACCCTTCGAATAACCAGAAATTCGGCGTCGACGTGCCGGCGATCGGGAAGCTCATCCGGGAGCGAAGCAGCAATTTCTCGGCGGCGTTCGTGAGGCGGCTGTCGTCGCTGAAGGACCAGCGCCCCAATAGCAACGGAGAAGAAGATCTGAAATCGAAAGACGTGACGGAGTTCAATCTCTCCGGCCTGAAAGTGACGGTCAAGCTCAAGAGCGAGTCTGACGATTACCAGCAGCCACAGGGACAAGAGGCGCTGAAAGGTCGAATCAGCTTCTTCTCCCGGTCGAATTGCAGGGACTGCACGGCGGTGCGGAGGTTTCTGAGAGAGAAGGGGCTGAAATTCGTGGAGATCAACATCGACGTGTATCCCAATCGCCAGAAGGAGCTGGTGGAGAGGACGGGTAGCTCGTCTGTACCTCAGATTTTCTTCAACGAGAAGCTGTTCGGAGGACTAGTGGCGCTCAACTCGCTGAGGAACAGCGGCGGATTTGACCAGCGGTTGGAGGAGATGCTCAGTTCGAAATGTCCCGACGAGGCGCCTGCGCCGCCGGTTTACGGATTCGACGATTTGGATGAGGAGGAGTGCACGGACCAGATGATCGGGATAGTTAGGGTGTTGCGGCTGAAGTTGCCGATTCAGGACCGtctgatgaagatgaagatcgTCAAGAACTGCTTCGCCGGGAGCGAGATGGTGGAGGTCATCATTCAGCACTTGGACTGTGGGCGTCGAAAG GCAGTTGAGATTGGAAGGCAGCTTGCCAGGAAGCACTTTGTTCATCATGTCTTTGG GGAAAATGATTTCGAGGATGGAAACCATTTTTATCGTTTCCTTGAGCACGAACCATTTATTCCcaaatgctttaatttccgggGATCCATAAATGATTGTGAACCAAAGCCTGCAGCGAAAGTTGGCCAAAGGCTCACCAAGATCATGTCTGCCATACTCGAGTCCTATGCCTCAGATGACAGGCGCCATCTTGATTACATCGGCATTAGCAACAGTGAGGAGTTCCGAAG GTACATAAATTTGGTTCAAGAACTACACCGAGTAAACCTTTTTGAACTCTCAAAAGATGAGAGGCTAGCCTTCTTTTTGAACCTCTACAATGCCATGGTCATCCATGCAGTTATCAAGATAGGACGTCCACAAGGAGTAATCGAAAGGAGATCCTTCTTTTCCGACTTCCAGTATTTGGTCGGTGGCCATCCTTATTCCCTCAGCGCCATCGAAAATGGGATCCTCAGAAACAACCGCAGACCTCCTTATTCCTTGGTCAAGGCCTTTGGAGCTGGAGACAAGCGAACAGAG CTTGCTTGTGCTAGGGTGAATCCATTAATTCACTTCGGACTCTGTAACGGGACAAGGTCAAGCCCAACGGTAAGATTTTTCTCACCCCAAGGAGTTGAAGCTGAATTGAGATTTGCAGCTAGAGAGTTCTTTAAGAGCGGTGGAATGGAAGTGAACTTGGAGAAGAGGACCGTGAGCCTCACCCAAATTATTAAATG GTTCAATGGTGACTTTGGACAAGAAAAGGAAATTCTAAAGTGGATCCTGAATTACTTGGATGCAACCAGAGCAGGTCTTTTGACACATCTTTTGGGTGACGGAGGGCATATAAGTATCGTGTACCAGAACTACGATTGGTCCATGAACTCTTGA
- the LOC137738321 gene encoding chromosome segregation in meiosis protein 3-like, with amino-acid sequence MDKAPAATGCYKCGRPGHWSRDCPSSSGPTPNSNADPNPNPNPTNPNSSSYPFKSGTGTGIGGKVKKVSVPKTRPKLTPELLLSDDGLGYVLRHFPRAFKYRGRGHEVRDLGNLIGLYTQWHSRLLPYYSFDQFVHKVEQVAATRRVKMTLRELRERVASGGDPTKLREPPAEEGIPNDQQETLNPEGPSDYQGGSSSGNHDVDDMQEEMLHEIYEKATQEPSETFHGEMVAASASISAADSFQKEITNQVENNEARESTENQMTDEQKARMEANRLKALEKAAARCRQLQVA; translated from the exons ATGGACAAGGCACCAGCAGCAACCGGCTGCTACAAGTGCGGCCGACCAGGTCACTGGTCACGTGACTGCCCCTCCTCCTCCGGCCCTACCCCCAATTCTAACGCCGATCCCAATCCCAACCCTAATCCCACCAATCCCAATTCCTCTTCATATCCTTTCAAAAGCGGTACTGGTACTGGGATCGGAGGGAAGGTTAAGAAGGTGTCGGTTCCGAAGACTCGGCCGAAGCTGACTCCGGAGCTGCTTCTCTCAGATGACGGCCTCGGCTACGTCCTCCGCCACTTCCCTCGCGCCTTCAAGTACCGCGGCCGCGGACACGAG GTTAGAGATTTGGGAAATCTAATTGGGTTGTACACACAATGGCATTCGCGTTTGCTCCCGTATTACTCATTTGATCAGTTTGTTCATAAGGTCGAACAAGTTGCCGCTACCAGACGAGTAAAG ATGACGCTGAGGGAATTGAGAGAAAGAGTTGcaagtggaggagacccaaCAAAGTTGCGCGAACCACCAGCCGAGGAAGGCATTCCGAATGATCAACAGG AAACCTTGAACCCTGAGGGACCAAGTGATTACCAGGGGGGTTCGTCTTCAGGGAACCATGATGTGGATGATATGCAGGAAGAGATGCTTCATGAAATCTATGAGAAAGCTACTCAA GAACCGTCTGAGACGTTCCATGGTGAGATGGTTGCCGCTAGTGCTAGTATATCTGCAGCAGATAGTTTCCAGAAAGAAATAACCAATCAAGTCGAAAACAATGAAGCTAGGGAATCCACTGAAAATCAGATGACAGATGAACAGAAAGCGCGAATGGAAGCTAATAGATTGAAGGCACTTGAGAAAGCTGCAGCTAGGTGCCGCCAATTGCAGGTGGCTTGA